One window of the Candidatus Jettenia sp. genome contains the following:
- a CDS encoding transporter: MRIANLRVGYVFSLFMLFLLLLVKYVEANHGPGTGGGATTIPAITLKSGTFSLGLRTELTEFESISDSEFVNKAEKAGTHFDAVDRTFLHTVDIGYGVTDNFTIGMSIGWFETNNFREAGFGHGNEHGDFVATHEDGGHGDEVEVLRADPDGITDLWLFSKYRFFRGPQGHYAVLGGVKFPTGVDDRKNSAGEKVEPVEQPGSGSYDFLTGLAYSRWLTENWTLDTNIQYILRTEGSRDFEIGDRMDWNLATAYQVIPRNKYPNVAPVGEINVRYLFRDEEDGKKERNSGGTTVFLSPGIRIGITPRCGIGASISFPVFQNLLGEQQETDFKVAAGIGYSF, encoded by the coding sequence AAATCATGGCCCCGGGACAGGCGGAGGAGCTACTACAATACCAGCTATTACTTTAAAAAGCGGTACCTTTTCACTCGGTTTGAGAACAGAATTGACTGAGTTCGAGTCTATCTCTGATTCAGAATTTGTTAATAAAGCAGAAAAAGCAGGCACTCACTTTGATGCTGTTGACAGAACATTCCTGCATACCGTTGACATCGGATATGGAGTAACAGATAATTTTACCATTGGGATGAGCATCGGCTGGTTTGAGACGAATAACTTCCGCGAGGCCGGGTTTGGGCATGGTAATGAGCATGGTGATTTTGTTGCCACGCATGAGGATGGTGGCCATGGTGATGAGGTTGAGGTATTACGGGCAGATCCGGATGGGATTACCGACCTCTGGCTTTTCAGTAAGTATCGCTTTTTTCGGGGACCGCAGGGACATTACGCCGTTTTAGGAGGAGTTAAATTTCCTACAGGGGTGGACGATAGAAAAAACTCTGCGGGTGAAAAGGTAGAACCTGTGGAGCAGCCGGGAAGCGGTTCTTATGATTTTTTAACGGGTTTGGCATATTCACGCTGGCTTACAGAAAATTGGACCCTGGATACCAATATTCAATACATCCTCCGAACTGAGGGTTCGAGGGATTTCGAAATTGGCGACCGTATGGATTGGAACCTTGCAACGGCGTATCAGGTAATTCCCAGAAATAAATACCCAAATGTTGCGCCTGTTGGAGAGATTAATGTGAGGTATCTGTTTCGGGATGAAGAAGATGGAAAGAAAGAACGAAATAGTGGTGGAACTACCGTTTTTCTCTCTCCCGGAATACGCATAGGGATTACCCCTCGTTGCGGGATAGGAGCCTCGATCTCTTTTCCTGTTTTTCAAAATTTACTCGGAGAGCAGCAGGAGACAGATTTTAAGGTTGCTGCCGGTATTGGTTATAGTTTTTAA
- a CDS encoding YHS domain-containing protein, with amino-acid sequence MVAKYSFIAGIILCTGIGCTITTTSSQKGQPKVIDPVCAYFSDMGCVNIAVDENTPKSTYEGETYYFCSKECKVDFDKNPSKYLKAVTLPQGAIDPVCRMEIGKLRRFVTCIYQDKVYYFCSDHCRIKYMANPDNYSGKE; translated from the coding sequence ATGGTAGCGAAATATTCTTTCATTGCAGGTATCATCCTGTGTACAGGTATTGGCTGCACAATCACAACTACTTCATCTCAAAAAGGCCAGCCAAAGGTTATCGATCCTGTTTGTGCGTATTTTTCTGATATGGGCTGCGTCAATATTGCTGTAGATGAAAATACACCAAAATCAACCTATGAAGGGGAAACCTATTATTTTTGTAGTAAAGAGTGTAAGGTAGATTTTGATAAGAACCCATCAAAATACCTCAAGGCTGTTACCCTCCCTCAAGGGGCTATAGATCCTGTATGCCGCATGGAAATCGGAAAACTGAGAAGGTTTGTTACCTGTATATATCAGGATAAGGTGTATTACTTTTGCTCCGATCATTGCAGGAT